The following DNA comes from Cyprinus carpio isolate SPL01 chromosome A4, ASM1834038v1, whole genome shotgun sequence.
TGGTGGCTCTGCTGGTCTATCTGGGCTACATGCACGTGTACCGAGACTCAGACTTCGGCCCTATGTTTGTGAGTATTCAACTGACAGATGAGCTTGAATGCAATATGCATTTGTATATGGAAAATTCTgtgtatgtttgtaatttttttgtttttttcttctgtgtttttggGTTTTGAGCTGtctttgattttttgtttctggTGTGCTCGTCTGCCTGGGCTCGAGGTCTGCAGACGGTGAAGGACGCCACCAGTACGGCTGGCATTGAATCCACTCTGGCACTCTGTAAGGATGAAGATGTCAAATGTGAAGTCACTGAGTACGCCAGCCTGCGCTCGCTCAATATATCTGTGGTAAGAAAGTACACTAACCAATCAGCTGTTCTCTTTCACCATTTATTTTCATgctgattatctttttttttgtttttaaaccacaaaaaggCACTTAGCCCTAACATTGAGATGCAATCTTGTTAAACTGCATTTGCAATGCATTTGACTTCCTTATTGTGGCATGTCTAATTAAAATTGACATATGTAGCACAGGACTTTATTCACTGGCATTTGATGCTTTTTAAGTATCgcggccaaaagtttggaataattatgatttttaaaagtctctcctgctcaacaaggctgcatttatttgatcaaaaatacagtcaaaattatgaaatattattacaatttaaaatacctgttttcagtttgaatatgctttaaaatgtaattgttttttttctgtgatcaaagctgaattttcagcatcattactccagtcttcagtgtcacatgattcttcagaaatcattctgatatactgatttgctgcttaagaaacatttctgaatatcatcaatgttgaaaacagttgtgctgcttcatatttttatggaaactgaaatacactaccattcaaaagttttgggtaagtatgataaaaaaaaataataatgatacttttattcagtaaggatgcattaaattgatcaaaagtgacagtaaagatatttgtaatgttaattctattctattctattctattctattctattctattctattctattctattctattcatcaaagaatcctgaaaacaaaaatcacagtttccacaaaattgataataataatcatgtttgtggagcagcaaatcagcatattggaatgttttgtgaaggatcatgggactctgaagactggagtaatgatgctgaaaattcagctgcgcatcacagaaataaattacattttactatatattcaaatagaaaaatgttattttaaattgttataatattgaacttttttttttttttactttatttttcatcaaataaatgcagactttccAATTATTCCCAACTTTTAACCGGTAGAGTATATTATGAATAACGGACTCCAAACCTCATTTTCAGATATTTGGTTTCTTGAATCTCATCATATGGGCTGGGAACGTCTGGTTTGTGTATAAGGAGACGCGCTGGCACTCTCAGAAGGTCAATGCTCAGCAAGTGGCGGGACGGGGTCCAAATCCAGCACCCATCTAAACAATTAGCCCACAGCATAACACCTTAGCCTTCATGAAAAATACACAGTAACAGGTGATGCTTGTGCAGTTGTCTGGCAGACCAATAATCATATCTCTCTCATTTGTGACGTTTCTCTCTTCTCCTTTTCTGTTTTATGCCTTCAATTTCTTATGTACCTGaagaaaatatcttttttttttttttttttccttagttaTATTTCATAGGCATGctttttttgaacttttaatgGAACTAAAACATGTTTCGAATGTACTATTACAATGCATTTGACTTCTATTTTTGTCAAATCAAGTATAAAATTCTTGTTTGATTCGTGAACCtcaatacatttcagttttgcAGAGCAGCATTTCTATGtatgtttgcatttaatttgaatatttttgtttagtttattttaaagtttttggtttttgtggttATCTGTggatttttatgcagttttaagCATCAGTCACATTTCTATGGTGCTGGAGTTTTGTTTAGGAAGGTTTTCTTTCTATTCTTGTTGtgcttctgt
Coding sequences within:
- the LOC109047417 gene encoding synaptophysin-like protein 1, whose product is MQTGFSLNWSPVKEPLCFVKLVEWLTAVLAFGTCGGYTGRNVVSIICGGSTNETLSATFTYPFRLNQELLVENNTTLCNHTVPATHLVGDSSSSVEFFVAVAVLAFLYSMVALLVYLGYMHVYRDSDFGPMFVTVFDFLFLVCSSAWARGLQTVKDATSTAGIESTLALCKDEDVKCEVTEYASLRSLNISVIFGFLNLIIWAGNVWFVYKETRWHSQKVNAQQVAGRGPNPAPI